A single Candidatus Cloacimonas sp. DNA region contains:
- the rpmJ gene encoding 50S ribosomal protein L36, with amino-acid sequence MKVRASVKKICKDCRIIKRHGIIRVICSSNPKHKQRQG; translated from the coding sequence ATGAAAGTGAGAGCTTCCGTTAAAAAAATCTGCAAGGACTGCAGAATTATTAAACGCCACGGCATAATCCGGGTTATTTGCAGTTCAAATCCCAAACATAAACAAAGACAGGGTTAA
- the secY gene encoding preprotein translocase subunit SecY: MLKTIGNVFRIPDLKKKILFTALFLVLYRLGSFIPLPGVNATALKAYFAGVDSGGKNLFGLLDLFVGGNFERASVFALGIMPYITASIVIQLLGSIIPYFEKLRKEGADGQKKLNQITRYGTVILAAFNAITITMWLASLSVGVVPSSNFLFHLTGIITLVTGTMIVMWIGEQITEHGIGNGISLIIFAGIISRYPEGFVRMIQKIPGDPSYVWKAIISVALMVIVTAAVIFVTEAVRKIPVQYAKKIVGRRVYGGQSTYIPLRVNTAGVIPIIFAQSVLMFPATIIVLLGKETAFWTTLKELLSPGSIIYTILYVGLIIFFAYFYTAIVLNPTEMAENMVKYGGHIPGKKPGKKTAEYINNVLVRITLPGAIFFAFIALLPEIMSNQLELPFYFGGTGLLIVVGVALDTLQQIESHLVMRHYDGFMKKGKLRGRSM; encoded by the coding sequence TTGTTAAAAACAATAGGAAATGTATTCCGGATACCGGATTTAAAGAAAAAGATATTATTTACAGCTCTATTCTTAGTGCTTTATCGCTTAGGTAGCTTTATTCCTCTTCCCGGAGTTAATGCTACCGCGTTGAAAGCTTACTTTGCAGGAGTAGATAGCGGTGGAAAAAATCTTTTTGGTTTGTTAGACCTCTTTGTGGGCGGAAATTTTGAACGAGCTTCAGTTTTTGCTTTGGGTATTATGCCCTATATTACCGCATCCATTGTAATTCAGCTCTTAGGAAGCATCATTCCCTATTTTGAAAAATTGCGTAAGGAAGGAGCGGACGGACAGAAGAAACTGAATCAGATAACTCGTTATGGAACTGTTATATTGGCTGCTTTTAATGCTATAACAATCACTATGTGGTTAGCCAGTTTGTCCGTTGGAGTTGTCCCAAGTTCTAATTTTTTATTTCATTTAACAGGAATAATTACCCTGGTTACAGGAACTATGATTGTTATGTGGATTGGAGAACAAATTACGGAGCACGGAATTGGTAATGGTATTTCCCTAATCATTTTTGCCGGAATAATATCTCGTTATCCGGAAGGTTTTGTAAGAATGATTCAAAAGATACCCGGTGACCCTTCTTATGTATGGAAGGCAATTATTTCCGTAGCTTTAATGGTGATAGTAACTGCAGCTGTTATTTTCGTTACGGAAGCAGTGCGTAAAATTCCGGTTCAATATGCCAAAAAGATAGTGGGAAGAAGAGTTTACGGTGGTCAAAGTACTTATATACCTCTAAGAGTTAATACAGCAGGTGTTATTCCAATCATCTTTGCTCAAAGCGTTTTAATGTTTCCTGCCACAATCATTGTTCTATTAGGGAAGGAAACTGCTTTCTGGACTACTTTAAAGGAATTACTTTCACCGGGTTCTATTATTTATACTATCTTATATGTCGGGCTCATTATTTTCTTTGCTTATTTTTATACTGCTATTGTGCTTAACCCTACAGAAATGGCAGAAAATATGGTAAAATACGGTGGTCATATTCCAGGTAAGAAACCAGGAAAAAAGACCGCAGAATATATTAATAATGTTTTAGTGCGAATTACTCTTCCCGGAGCTATTTTCTTTGCTTTTATCGCTTTGTTACCGGAAATTATGAGTAATCAGTTAGAGCTTCCTTTTTATTTTGGGGGAACCGGTTTGCTGATTGTGGTTGGTGTAGCTTTGGATACATTGCAACAAATAGAATCCCATCTGGTTATGCGTCACTATGATGGTTTTATGAAGAAAGGGAAATTGCGCGGACGCTCAATGTAA
- the rpmD gene encoding 50S ribosomal protein L30, with amino-acid sequence MKIKVTQIRSTINRIEDHKKVIKALGLGKIGHSRIHNDSPSIRGMIDKVSYLLKVEELKEE; translated from the coding sequence ATGAAAATTAAAGTTACTCAAATCCGCAGTACTATAAATCGTATTGAAGACCATAAAAAGGTTATCAAAGCCCTCGGTCTGGGGAAAATTGGTCACAGTCGTATTCATAATGATAGCCCTTCCATCCGAGGTATGATTGATAAAGTATCTTACCTTTTAAAAGTTGAAGAACTGAAGGAGGAATAG
- the rpsM gene encoding 30S ribosomal protein S13, whose product MAHIAGIELPKNKRLFIGLTYIYGIGRSSAIEICNKANIDQMKKVADLTIEEEKILRDIIQNEYVVEGSLRTQVAMNIKRLMEIGCYRGLRHKRGLPVHGQRTHTNARTRKGPRGNTIKRKK is encoded by the coding sequence TTGGCACATATAGCTGGTATTGAACTTCCGAAAAACAAACGCTTGTTTATTGGGTTAACTTATATCTATGGAATTGGCAGGTCAAGTGCCATAGAAATCTGTAATAAGGCGAACATTGATCAAATGAAAAAAGTAGCCGATCTTACCATTGAAGAGGAAAAAATCCTGCGGGATATTATTCAGAATGAATATGTTGTTGAAGGTTCTCTTAGAACTCAGGTAGCGATGAATATTAAACGGTTGATGGAAATTGGTTGCTATCGCGGTTTAAGACATAAACGCGGACTTCCTGTCCACGGACAGAGAACTCATACTAATGCCAGAACCCGCAAAGGTCCTCGCGGAAACACAATAAAGAGAAAGAAATAG
- the infA gene encoding translation initiation factor IF-1 has product MSKSGVIEVEGVVTEALPNTTFRVTLENGHEILAHSSGKMRMNYIRILPGDKVKVELSPYDLTRGRITYRYK; this is encoded by the coding sequence ATGAGTAAATCCGGTGTTATTGAAGTGGAAGGAGTGGTGACAGAAGCACTACCCAACACAACTTTTCGCGTAACCCTGGAAAATGGTCATGAAATATTGGCACATTCTTCAGGGAAAATGAGAATGAATTATATTAGAATTCTGCCGGGAGATAAAGTTAAAGTGGAACTTTCGCCCTATGACCTTACCCGCGGCAGAATTACCTACCGTTATAAATGA
- the rplR gene encoding 50S ribosomal protein L18, whose product MITSSCKIKNALRTRRHLSIRKNLSGSAERPRLVVFRSLRNIYAQIIDDTKGVTLVSMSTIAKDSGSLEGMKKTAQSFEVGVKLGEKALAAGITKVAFDRAGYKYHGRVKALADGARKAGLEF is encoded by the coding sequence ATGATAACTTCAAGCTGTAAAATTAAGAATGCACTTCGCACCCGGCGGCATTTATCTATCCGCAAGAATTTAAGCGGAAGCGCTGAACGCCCTCGTTTAGTGGTCTTTCGTTCGCTAAGAAATATCTATGCTCAAATTATAGACGATACAAAAGGTGTTACTTTGGTTTCAATGTCCACCATAGCTAAAGATTCAGGTAGTTTAGAAGGAATGAAAAAAACGGCACAAAGTTTTGAAGTAGGCGTAAAACTTGGAGAAAAAGCACTTGCTGCCGGAATAACAAAAGTTGCTTTTGACCGTGCCGGATATAAATATCACGGAAGAGTGAAAGCCCTTGCCGATGGTGCACGCAAAGCCGGATTGGAATTCTAA
- the rplF gene encoding 50S ribosomal protein L6 produces MSRIGRAPIKLINGAQVSVSDNIVTIKGNLGELQWQLLPGISVEISDNLLKVNRADDSKNQRALHGLTRALLQNMVTGVTEGFQKILHIYGTGYSSEVIGHWLKLTVGYSHDILLQIPEELQVKAEAIPRSKGIRSDFQSIITIKGIDKQLVGQFAAEVRNCRPPENYKGKGIRYNDEHVIIKAGKAGTK; encoded by the coding sequence ATGTCACGCATTGGAAGAGCCCCTATCAAATTAATAAACGGAGCGCAAGTTAGTGTTTCCGATAACATTGTTACCATCAAAGGAAATCTGGGTGAACTGCAATGGCAACTTCTGCCCGGCATTTCTGTTGAAATAAGCGATAACCTGCTAAAAGTTAATCGTGCTGACGATAGCAAAAACCAGCGCGCTTTACATGGTTTAACGCGTGCTTTGTTACAAAATATGGTTACCGGAGTAACGGAAGGATTTCAAAAAATCCTGCATATTTATGGCACGGGTTATTCTTCAGAAGTAATTGGTCATTGGCTCAAACTTACTGTCGGCTATTCGCATGATATTTTGTTACAGATACCTGAAGAATTACAAGTAAAAGCGGAAGCTATTCCCCGCTCCAAAGGAATTCGTTCCGATTTTCAAAGCATAATTACTATCAAAGGGATAGATAAACAGCTGGTAGGGCAATTTGCAGCTGAAGTTCGCAATTGCCGTCCTCCGGAAAATTACAAAGGTAAAGGTATTCGTTATAATGACGAGCATGTTATTATTAAAGCCGGAAAAGCAGGAACTAAATAA
- the map gene encoding type I methionyl aminopeptidase gives MIYIKSPTEIEKMRKSCRIIGCLLDALEEIIRPGISTLELDKYAEDFIRSRGGSPSFKGYRVDSLPPFPGSICASINEQIVHGIPSAKKILQEGDIIGIDLGVVLDGYNGDAARTYRVGKISAEAEDLLQVTKDALYRGIAAAIPGNRVGDISYAIGSFVKFKGYFVADDLTGHGVGRDLHEEPMIPNIGKQGRGPRLAAGMTLAIEPMVNIGTNRVSENGWEFKVADNSLSAHFEHTILVTDGAPEILTVAG, from the coding sequence ATGATATACATCAAATCGCCCACTGAGATAGAAAAAATGCGCAAAAGCTGCCGGATTATAGGTTGCCTGCTGGACGCTCTGGAAGAAATTATTCGTCCCGGAATTAGCACTCTGGAACTGGATAAATATGCTGAGGATTTTATTCGCAGTAGAGGTGGCAGCCCTTCATTTAAGGGATACCGGGTGGATAGTTTACCTCCGTTTCCCGGCTCTATCTGTGCCTCTATCAATGAACAGATTGTGCATGGAATTCCCAGCGCCAAAAAGATTTTGCAGGAAGGCGATATCATCGGAATTGATCTTGGAGTAGTTCTTGATGGATATAACGGGGATGCAGCCAGAACATACAGAGTAGGAAAAATATCCGCAGAAGCAGAAGACCTTTTGCAAGTAACTAAAGATGCTCTTTACAGAGGAATTGCAGCCGCTATTCCGGGAAACCGTGTAGGCGATATTTCTTATGCGATTGGCTCTTTTGTGAAATTCAAGGGTTATTTTGTAGCGGATGATTTAACCGGTCATGGAGTTGGACGGGATTTACACGAAGAGCCAATGATACCTAATATCGGAAAACAGGGTAGAGGTCCTCGTTTAGCTGCAGGAATGACTTTAGCGATTGAACCGATGGTTAATATCGGCACAAATCGTGTATCGGAAAATGGTTGGGAATTTAAAGTGGCGGATAATAGTTTATCTGCTCATTTTGAACATACTATTTTAGTAACCGATGGTGCACCCGAAATTTTAACAGTTGCCGGTTGA
- the rplO gene encoding 50S ribosomal protein L15, with product MLTLSNLERPAGKKDKKRVGKGQGSGWGHQAGRGHKGKKARAGGNVPPRFEGGQMPLNRRLPKRGFKNIFRENYRILNLYRLQDLELTELDIPAMEKMGLIPTKGKKAKAPVKVLAGVKDEFTKTVTIKANAFSQRAKELIEKNGGKAEVM from the coding sequence ATGTTAACTTTATCAAATCTGGAAAGACCCGCAGGCAAAAAAGACAAAAAACGCGTAGGAAAAGGACAGGGTTCCGGTTGGGGACATCAAGCCGGACGTGGTCACAAAGGTAAAAAAGCGCGTGCCGGAGGGAATGTTCCTCCCCGTTTTGAGGGTGGTCAAATGCCATTAAACCGTCGTTTACCCAAACGCGGTTTTAAGAATATCTTCCGTGAAAATTACCGCATCCTAAATCTCTACCGTTTACAGGATTTGGAACTAACTGAATTAGATATACCTGCGATGGAAAAAATGGGTTTAATTCCCACTAAGGGAAAGAAAGCCAAGGCACCGGTTAAAGTTCTGGCTGGGGTAAAAGATGAATTCACGAAAACCGTTACAATCAAAGCTAATGCTTTCTCTCAAAGAGCCAAAGAGCTTATTGAAAAAAACGGTGGCAAAGCGGAGGTAATGTAA
- the leuS gene encoding leucine--tRNA ligase translates to MEYRFNEIEKKWQNIWREKGIFNAPDTSSKPKYYVLSMFPYASGVLHVGHASNYFIGDVISRLKMMEGFNVMQPIGYDAFGMPAENFAIEHNSHPRLTTEENIAAMRIQFDSMGFGFDWSREISTCRPEYYRWGQYLFKKLYEKGLVYRKKGFQNWCDKCQTVLANEQVVDGHCWRCGSIVEQKELEQWYFRITEYAEELLDFSKVIDWPERVITMQKNWIGRSEGAKVDFTLEGTNDKIPIFTTRPDTIYGVTFMALPPEHPLVQKWLKEEPDNKELQDFCHKVINEDKVLRSAEETIKEGIFSGRYAINPFNGDRIQVWITNYVLMDYGTGAVMAVPAHDQRDFEFARKYHIPLKIVIQKPDMSLKVEEMQEAYIEPGIMVNSAKFNGMDSAEAISAITNWAVENGWGEKTVSYRLRDWCISRQRYWGNPIPVIHCPHCGIVLVPDEDLPVELPDNVQVGRTTQNPLLSVPEWINVPCPKCGAPAKRETDTMDTFVDSSWYYARYTDPNNKQEPFSKELADYWLPVDQYIGGIEHACMHLLYARFFHKFMRDLGWVNCDEPFARLLTQGMVTKDGAKMSKSKGNVVDPKYIIDRYGADTLRTFLLFASPPEKDVDWSDDGIMGAFRFLNRVWRLIDSNLELIKRGLGLNECADVISERIKELRYETHYAIYRWREDCLSRLQFNTAIATCMEFLNAILKIKEPEKLNAAELKIYAFACATLPKLLYPFAPHIAEELWQKIGNENMLNDCGLPEYDERYLIQDKITYVIQVNGKLRGKIEVEPDITAEEIKRMALEAENVKRYIAEQDIKKIIVVPGKMVSIAVGK, encoded by the coding sequence ATGGAATACAGGTTTAATGAAATTGAAAAGAAATGGCAGAATATTTGGCGGGAAAAAGGGATATTTAATGCCCCCGATACAAGTTCCAAGCCCAAATATTATGTTCTTTCAATGTTTCCTTATGCATCAGGAGTTCTTCATGTAGGGCATGCTTCCAATTACTTTATTGGAGATGTTATATCGCGCTTGAAAATGATGGAAGGTTTCAATGTGATGCAGCCCATTGGTTATGACGCTTTTGGTATGCCCGCGGAAAATTTTGCGATTGAGCACAATTCCCATCCGCGCCTTACTACTGAAGAAAACATTGCCGCGATGCGTATTCAATTTGACAGTATGGGTTTTGGTTTTGACTGGAGCAGAGAAATCAGCACTTGCCGTCCGGAGTATTATCGTTGGGGTCAATATCTTTTTAAGAAGTTATATGAAAAGGGCTTAGTTTACCGAAAAAAGGGATTTCAGAACTGGTGTGATAAATGTCAGACAGTTCTTGCCAACGAACAGGTTGTAGATGGTCACTGTTGGCGTTGTGGAAGCATTGTAGAACAAAAAGAACTGGAGCAATGGTATTTCAGAATTACTGAATATGCAGAAGAATTGCTGGATTTTTCCAAAGTGATTGATTGGCCTGAGCGAGTAATCACAATGCAAAAGAATTGGATAGGCCGTTCGGAAGGCGCTAAAGTTGATTTTACTTTAGAAGGGACAAACGACAAAATTCCGATTTTTACAACTCGTCCGGATACTATTTACGGAGTAACTTTTATGGCTTTGCCTCCGGAGCATCCTTTGGTGCAAAAATGGCTGAAGGAAGAACCGGATAATAAAGAACTGCAGGATTTTTGCCATAAAGTTATCAATGAGGATAAAGTTCTGCGCAGTGCAGAGGAGACAATAAAGGAAGGAATTTTCAGCGGTCGTTATGCGATAAATCCTTTTAATGGAGATAGAATTCAGGTTTGGATTACTAATTATGTTCTTATGGATTACGGAACGGGAGCAGTTATGGCTGTTCCGGCACACGATCAACGCGATTTTGAGTTTGCCCGAAAGTATCATATCCCGCTTAAAATAGTAATTCAAAAACCCGATATGTCCTTAAAAGTGGAAGAAATGCAGGAAGCGTATATAGAACCGGGAATTATGGTAAATTCTGCTAAGTTTAACGGGATGGATAGTGCAGAGGCAATTTCTGCAATCACCAATTGGGCTGTGGAAAACGGTTGGGGCGAAAAAACCGTTAGTTATCGTTTACGGGATTGGTGTATTTCAAGGCAGCGATATTGGGGCAATCCTATTCCGGTTATCCACTGCCCCCATTGTGGAATAGTTTTAGTTCCGGATGAGGATTTACCGGTTGAATTGCCGGATAATGTTCAAGTAGGCAGAACTACCCAAAATCCGCTGTTGAGCGTCCCGGAGTGGATAAATGTTCCCTGCCCGAAATGTGGAGCTCCGGCAAAAAGAGAAACTGATACAATGGATACCTTTGTAGATAGCAGTTGGTATTATGCTCGCTACACAGACCCTAATAATAAGCAAGAACCCTTCAGTAAAGAGCTTGCTGATTATTGGCTTCCTGTAGATCAATACATTGGCGGAATTGAACATGCCTGTATGCATTTATTGTATGCCCGCTTTTTCCATAAATTTATGCGTGACTTGGGTTGGGTAAATTGTGATGAACCCTTTGCCCGTTTACTTACCCAGGGTATGGTTACAAAAGACGGAGCCAAAATGAGCAAGTCCAAAGGCAATGTTGTTGATCCGAAATATATTATAGATCGCTATGGAGCAGATACTTTGCGCACTTTTTTGCTTTTCGCCTCACCCCCCGAAAAAGATGTGGACTGGAGCGATGATGGCATTATGGGTGCTTTCCGTTTTTTGAACAGGGTTTGGCGATTGATAGATAGTAATCTGGAACTTATTAAACGCGGTTTAGGGCTAAATGAATGCGCGGATGTTATTTCTGAAAGAATTAAAGAGCTGCGTTATGAAACCCACTATGCTATTTATAGATGGCGAGAGGATTGTTTATCCCGTTTGCAATTTAACACTGCCATTGCCACTTGTATGGAATTCTTGAATGCTATCTTGAAAATTAAAGAACCGGAAAAATTGAATGCCGCGGAACTGAAAATTTATGCTTTTGCCTGTGCTACTTTACCTAAATTGCTGTATCCCTTTGCACCTCATATTGCAGAAGAGCTTTGGCAAAAAATAGGCAATGAAAATATGCTTAACGATTGTGGCTTACCGGAATATGATGAACGCTATCTGATACAGGATAAAATAACTTATGTAATTCAGGTGAACGGTAAACTTAGGGGAAAGATTGAAGTTGAACCAGATATTACTGCAGAAGAAATTAAGCGGATGGCTCTGGAAGCTGAAAATGTTAAACGCTATATAGCAGAACAGGACATCAAAAAGATAATTGTAGTTCCCGGAAAAATGGTCAGTATTGCAGTTGGTAAATAA
- the rpsK gene encoding 30S ribosomal protein S11, translating into MATKTRTKKKRVRLAFDEGLFFVHSSFNNTIVTLTDRAGNVLAWSSGGKVGNKGSRKSTPFAAQVAASEVAKAGLDMGIQKVGVIVKGPGGGRESAIRAINAAGMKVTMIKDATPIPHNGCRPPKTRRI; encoded by the coding sequence ATGGCTACAAAAACCAGAACTAAGAAAAAAAGAGTGCGCCTTGCCTTTGATGAAGGACTGTTCTTTGTTCATTCCAGTTTTAATAACACTATTGTTACTTTAACTGATAGAGCGGGAAATGTTCTTGCCTGGTCAAGCGGAGGCAAAGTTGGTAACAAGGGCTCTCGTAAAAGTACTCCTTTTGCAGCTCAAGTTGCCGCTTCAGAAGTAGCTAAGGCAGGTTTGGATATGGGAATTCAGAAGGTTGGAGTGATTGTTAAAGGTCCCGGAGGCGGAAGAGAATCCGCAATTCGGGCAATAAATGCAGCCGGGATGAAAGTTACGATGATTAAAGATGCTACTCCTATTCCGCATAATGGCTGTCGTCCACCTAAAACCAGAAGGATATAA
- the rplQ gene encoding 50S ribosomal protein L17, with the protein MRHRVEGRKFGREMDARRLMMRNLVKSMIEHGQLKTTLPKAKELRRYVERVITYGKNDTVHSRRLAYSVLGNRTLVKKLFDEIAPAFEGRNGGYTRVLKAGFRRGDNAPMAIIQFVEESTIKPKKDAIKAKDLNK; encoded by the coding sequence ATGAGACATAGAGTTGAAGGAAGAAAATTTGGCAGGGAAATGGATGCCCGCCGCTTGATGATGAGAAATCTTGTTAAATCAATGATAGAACATGGACAGCTGAAGACAACCCTCCCGAAAGCAAAAGAATTGAGAAGATATGTAGAACGCGTAATCACTTACGGTAAAAATGACACTGTCCATTCCAGACGCCTGGCTTATAGCGTTCTGGGCAATAGAACCCTGGTTAAAAAATTATTTGACGAAATTGCCCCGGCTTTTGAAGGCAGAAACGGGGGTTACACCCGGGTGTTGAAAGCAGGTTTTCGCAGAGGGGATAATGCCCCGATGGCTATTATCCAGTTTGTGGAAGAATCCACTATCAAACCTAAGAAGGATGCCATCAAAGCTAAAGACCTGAATAAGTAA
- the rpsD gene encoding 30S ribosomal protein S4 — MARYTGPKAKICRRFGENIYGNAKYDKVLSRRKFPAGQHGRVMHRKPSDYNLHLREKQKLRNTYNLLERQFSNYFKKAAKAPGVTGDNLLLLLERRLDNVVYRMGFAVTRMQARQFVNHGHFLVNGRKVDIPSYLLKGGDIIEVRPKSKGMKPLLEAMDKTEASSPYSWLSIDKENFRGQFLSLPAISEIPVTCDLRLIVEFYSK, encoded by the coding sequence ATGGCAAGATATACAGGACCTAAAGCAAAAATTTGTCGTAGATTTGGAGAAAATATCTATGGCAATGCAAAATATGATAAAGTATTAAGCAGACGCAAATTTCCAGCCGGGCAGCATGGCAGAGTTATGCATCGTAAGCCCTCCGATTACAATTTGCACTTGCGGGAAAAGCAAAAACTACGCAATACCTATAATTTACTGGAAAGGCAGTTCAGCAATTATTTTAAGAAAGCTGCCAAAGCTCCCGGTGTTACAGGTGATAATTTATTATTGCTATTGGAACGCCGTTTAGATAATGTTGTTTATCGGATGGGTTTTGCCGTAACCAGAATGCAGGCGCGTCAATTCGTTAATCATGGTCATTTTCTGGTTAATGGCAGGAAAGTGGATATTCCTTCCTATTTGCTTAAGGGGGGAGACATCATTGAAGTGCGTCCCAAGAGCAAAGGAATGAAACCTCTATTGGAAGCGATGGATAAAACAGAGGCCTCATCACCTTATTCCTGGTTAAGTATAGATAAAGAAAATTTCCGCGGTCAATTTCTTTCCCTTCCCGCAATCAGTGAGATTCCGGTTACTTGTGACCTGCGTCTTATTGTTGAGTTCTACTCCAAGTAA
- a CDS encoding DNA-directed RNA polymerase subunit alpha, which yields MMYLEPLQMPEGVDYDKQTYSRTYGKFEIGPLEPGFGTTMGNTLRRILLSSIQGAAIRFVRIEGLHHEFCPIPGTNSDYIDLILRLKKLVIYSSSIEEVSLVLEHKGKGQIHASDIQENSYVKIINKDLYLLEVVDDIDFRLEMIVGIGRGYVSADRQNPEGKAVGFIPIDSIYSPVLKVNFSVTHQRVKERMNYDRLILEIFTNGATEPSIALFLSAKILKDMAAKISLFEIEPQYIRDIELDPELEELERKLAKNVREIELSVRAANCLSQAKIDTIGDLVSKSEPEMLKFRNFGKKSLEEIMQKLKTYDLHLGMDVDSIYRQIREARNRGVLPVEEKETKVSETKTKAKPKTKPVAEKPAPKEKKTKEPVTTATVRKPVPGSKKKVKNET from the coding sequence ATGATGTATCTTGAACCTTTACAAATGCCCGAAGGCGTGGATTATGATAAACAGACATATTCCCGCACTTACGGCAAGTTTGAAATCGGTCCTCTGGAACCGGGATTTGGCACCACGATGGGAAATACCTTGCGTCGGATTTTGCTATCTTCCATTCAAGGGGCAGCGATTCGTTTTGTCCGAATTGAGGGTTTGCATCATGAATTTTGTCCTATTCCGGGAACAAATTCTGATTACATTGATCTAATTTTGCGACTAAAGAAACTTGTTATATATTCCAGTTCCATAGAAGAAGTATCATTGGTTCTTGAACACAAAGGAAAAGGGCAAATCCATGCCTCTGATATTCAGGAAAATTCCTATGTGAAAATTATCAATAAAGACCTTTATCTGCTGGAAGTGGTAGATGATATTGATTTTCGGCTGGAAATGATTGTAGGTATCGGAAGGGGTTATGTTTCCGCAGATAGACAAAATCCCGAGGGTAAAGCGGTTGGTTTTATTCCGATTGATTCTATCTATTCACCTGTGCTGAAGGTAAATTTCAGTGTTACTCATCAACGGGTGAAAGAAAGAATGAATTACGATCGCTTAATTCTGGAGATTTTTACCAATGGTGCTACAGAACCATCCATTGCGCTATTTCTTTCTGCCAAGATTTTGAAAGATATGGCAGCTAAAATATCTCTGTTTGAAATTGAACCGCAATACATACGCGATATAGAATTAGACCCCGAATTGGAAGAATTGGAAAGAAAATTGGCGAAAAATGTTCGCGAAATTGAACTTAGCGTGCGCGCTGCCAATTGTTTATCCCAGGCAAAAATTGATACTATTGGCGATCTGGTTTCTAAATCGGAACCCGAGATGCTTAAATTCCGGAATTTCGGTAAAAAATCTCTGGAAGAAATAATGCAAAAACTAAAAACTTACGATTTACACCTCGGAATGGATGTTGATTCTATTTACCGTCAAATTAGAGAAGCGAGAAACAGAGGTGTCCTTCCGGTTGAAGAAAAAGAAACCAAGGTTTCAGAAACAAAAACAAAGGCAAAACCTAAAACCAAACCGGTTGCTGAAAAACCTGCACCCAAAGAAAAAAAGACCAAAGAACCAGTAACTACTGCAACAGTGCGTAAGCCGGTTCCCGGCTCCAAAAAGAAGGTGAAAAATGAGACATAG
- the rpsE gene encoding 30S ribosomal protein S5, which produces MNNEHNRLEEEKLIEKVVETKRVAKVVKGGRNFSFSAIVVVGDKQGNVGVGNGKANEIADAIRKAKEKAVKNMFKVPIVKGTVPHEIVARYGASRVLIKPAAPGTGVIAGGTARAIFEVAGIENILCKSLGSNTPTNVVKATINGLKSMRTLSDIARLRNKTIAQITGQEEK; this is translated from the coding sequence ATGAATAACGAACATAATCGTTTAGAAGAAGAAAAATTGATTGAGAAGGTTGTAGAAACCAAGCGTGTTGCCAAAGTAGTAAAAGGCGGCAGGAACTTCAGCTTTTCCGCAATTGTAGTAGTTGGTGATAAACAAGGTAATGTTGGTGTGGGAAATGGCAAAGCGAATGAAATTGCCGATGCCATTAGAAAAGCCAAAGAAAAAGCCGTTAAAAATATGTTTAAGGTGCCGATCGTGAAAGGAACCGTTCCCCACGAAATAGTAGCGCGTTATGGTGCTTCCCGGGTTCTCATAAAACCAGCTGCTCCAGGAACCGGAGTAATTGCTGGAGGAACAGCCCGAGCCATTTTTGAAGTAGCCGGCATAGAAAATATTTTGTGTAAATCCTTAGGTTCCAATACTCCGACAAATGTAGTAAAAGCTACTATAAACGGTTTGAAATCTATGCGTACTCTTTCCGATATTGCCCGGCTCAGAAATAAAACCATAGCTCAAATTACTGGTCAGGAGGAGAAATGA